The uncultured Trichococcus sp. DNA window CCAAACGAGTTAAAAAAAGTAAACAAACTTTCACTTATTATTTAGTAAAATATTTTACTTGTTTGTGCAACAAAAAAAGCACTTCCTCCCATCTATTCAGATGTTCGAAAGTGATTTTCTGTAAGACTAGGTACTTTTCCTCTCGATCAGGAAAGCATTCAATAGTACTTTTTTGGTGATGACTCTTTTGTCGATCAGTTGCTCCAACAGCAAGGAGACTGCGGTATGGCACAGTTCCTTCATATCAATGGCATATGTGCTCAACGGCGGCGAAACATAATTTGCAACCGAGATATTATTGATGCTGAGGACACTGACATCCTGCGGAATACGGATGTGATGCTCATTCAAAGCCTGCAGCACACCGACCGCAATGGGGTCCGAAGCCGCAAAGATGGCACTCGGCAGTTTTTTGCCTGCCTTCAAGGCTTTATCCATCAACTGGTACCCGGTTTCCAATGAGAATCCCCTGCGGATATAGATGTGCGCTTCATCCAACATATTCTGTTGTTGCATCTCATCGCGGAAAGATCGTTCCCGTATATCCATTTCGTCCAAATGGGTATCGGGATTCACATAGGTACCGCCTACAAATCCGATTTCCATATGGCCTTTCTCCTTGAAAAAACGGACTGCTTTCCGGGTAATATAATCCAAGTCCGGACGAACGGCATCATAAATGTCCGAATACGGCGAGCTGTCCAAAAACACCCCGTTTTCTGTCAGGGTTTCAAGATAAGTGATTTCCTTATTGTTGAACGAACCCACTGCAATGAAACCGTTGATGTCTTGTGGAATCATCTCGATACCCTGGGACCTTTTGAATACAGTCACCGAGACATTTTGTTTATCCGCTTGTCGGATCAACTCTGTACGCATGGTTTTAAAATAGACATCCTGCAATTCTTCCATATCGGAAACCCAATACAAAAGCGCGACATTTTTGACGAGTGGCCGAGAGACTTTTTTACGGTATTCCAAATCTGTCGCTACTTCGTAGATCCGATCACGCGTCTCTTCCGGAACAGACAGGGTCGGATCATTATTCAACACACGTGAAACGGTTGTAATCGAAAATCCTGTCCTTTTAGCGATATCTCTTAACGTTGCCATATACGCACCTACTTTTCAGTAAAAAATTTCACCTTAATCATACCCGTAACATCCAGAATCGTCAAATCCAAACAAAACCACAGGGAAGTGAATCAGGATAGGATTCCGCTCTGTTTCCTCCACTTCAGTTGATGCACATTTCACTCAATCCCGGATATCCAGATTCCCGAATGACTGGTTCATTTTTTCTTTCTTCGGCTTCAGTTCCACAATCAAAACGCCCGCCAGAATCAGCGCTGCTCCGATAAGCATCCGCAGCGTTATCGCTTCCCTCAGGAAAAGCGCTGAAGCGACCATTCCGAACACAGCTTCCATCGAAAGGATAATCGCTGTTTCGGTCTCTTTGGTGAACTGTTGTGAAGCCGTCTGGATCAAAAAAGCCAGCATCGTGCTGATTGCACCTAGATACAAGATGGAATAATAGCCTTCCCCGGCTGCAGGCAATGCGAATTCTCCTCTTGCGAGCGATACGATCACTCCCAACATAGCAGCTGTCCCCATCTGGATGGTGGTCAATGCGTAAATATTTTCACCCAACACAAACCGATTTGTGAAGATGATCTGCAAGGCGAAAAATAGCGCGCAAACGAGCGTCAGCAGATCTCCGAAGTTTACACCCTTGAAGTCGTTCAGGGAAATGACGGCGATGCCGCTGATTGATAACAACGCGCCTATGATGGCAGGTGCCGTCACTTTCCTTCTGAAAAAAAGTGCGCCTATGAACGGCACCAACACGACATTGAAAGCTGTCAGAAAGGCGTTCTTCGAAGGTGTTGTATAGACAAGCCCTACCGTTTGAAACAAAAAAGCCAAGTAAAGAATGCTTCCGAGGCCGATACCTTTCAGATACGTCTTTTTGCCAGCATGCTTCAGCTGACTGAAAAATAGTGCTCCCATCAATATGAATGCCAACAAAAACCGAAGCGTCAATATTTGGTAGGGGGAAAAATACTTCAATGATATGGCACTCACAACGAATCCCGACCCCCATATCATCGTCACAAAAATAAGTCCGATTTGTCCCTTTCTTCTGTCTGTCACATAATCACTCCAATTCTGAAAAATTTGTAAAACTGCAATGAGCGTGTTCGAAAATACAAGCATACGACTTCCACTTTACCCGACAATCGCTTCTTCGGCAAGCGGGTTTCTGCACAAAAAAGCTTCCCGTCCGGCAAATTTGCTGGGTCAGGAAGCCTATGTCACTTTCTTATTTCGCCAATACCGCTTCGATTTCATCCAATTCTTCATTACTGAAGGCTAGGTTTTCCAACGCCTTCACGTTATCATCGATTTGGCTCACTCTGCTGGCGCCGATCAGTACGCTCGTGACTTTCCCGTCGCGGAGAATCCAAGCGACTGCCATCTCAGCCAATGTTTGGCCGCGTCTTTGCGCGATTTCGTTCAGCGCGCGTGATTTTTCGATGGTTTCTTGCACCCGTTCCGCATTCAGGAACGGGGAAGAGGATCTGCCCGCACGCGAATCTTCCGGAATGCCATGCAGATAGCGATCGGTCAGCATGCCTTGCGCCAACGGGCTGAAGGCGATGGTGCCCAACTTGTTGGCCGTCAAAACATCCTGCAAGCCATCCTCGATCCAACGGTTGTACATGTTGTAGGCCGGTTGGTGGATGATGAACGGCGTCTTCAAATCTTTGAAGATGGCTG harbors:
- a CDS encoding LacI family DNA-binding transcriptional regulator, with translation MATLRDIAKRTGFSITTVSRVLNNDPTLSVPEETRDRIYEVATDLEYRKKVSRPLVKNVALLYWVSDMEELQDVYFKTMRTELIRQADKQNVSVTVFKRSQGIEMIPQDINGFIAVGSFNNKEITYLETLTENGVFLDSSPYSDIYDAVRPDLDYITRKAVRFFKEKGHMEIGFVGGTYVNPDTHLDEMDIRERSFRDEMQQQNMLDEAHIYIRRGFSLETGYQLMDKALKAGKKLPSAIFAASDPIAVGVLQALNEHHIRIPQDVSVLSINNISVANYVSPPLSTYAIDMKELCHTAVSLLLEQLIDKRVITKKVLLNAFLIERKST
- a CDS encoding DMT family transporter, with translation MTDRRKGQIGLIFVTMIWGSGFVVSAISLKYFSPYQILTLRFLLAFILMGALFFSQLKHAGKKTYLKGIGLGSILYLAFLFQTVGLVYTTPSKNAFLTAFNVVLVPFIGALFFRRKVTAPAIIGALLSISGIAVISLNDFKGVNFGDLLTLVCALFFALQIIFTNRFVLGENIYALTTIQMGTAAMLGVIVSLARGEFALPAAGEGYYSILYLGAISTMLAFLIQTASQQFTKETETAIILSMEAVFGMVASALFLREAITLRMLIGAALILAGVLIVELKPKKEKMNQSFGNLDIRD